Part of the Kiritimatiellia bacterium genome, CGCCGCCGCAGCCGCGCCTCGCGCAAACGGGCACCGAGGGAAAGTTCTGCGCCGTCCTGAGAAGTGCTCATTGGCTCGTCTCGTCTTTCGACGGTCCGCCGGATGTGCCGGCAGGGTTCGTCGGAATCTCGCCATCCAGATCAATCAAGATTTCCCGCGGGTCGGACCCCTGCGCCGGGCCGACGATCCCCCGCTCCTCGAGCAGATCCATCAGCCGCGCCGCGCGCGTGTAACCGATCCGCAAGCGCCGTTGCAGTGACGAGGTCGAGGCGCGGCGCGTCTGCCGGATCACCTCGATCGCTTGCTCGATCAGCTCCTCATCTTCCTCGAGGTCGGGAATCTCCGCATTCTTTTTCTCGATTTTTTCCACCACACCCGTCTCATACGCCGGCGGCCCTTGCCGCTTCCAATGCTCGGCGACCGCCAACACGTCGCGATCGGTGACCAAGCACCCCTGAGCGCGAACGAGCCGTCCCATGCCGGGCGGCAGAAACAGCATGTCGCCCCGGCCGAGCAGTTTGTCGGCCCCGTTCGCATCGAGGATCGTTCGACTGTCGTTCTTCTGCGCCACCTGGAACGCGATCCGCGCGGGAAAGTTCGCCTTGATTGTGCCGGTGATCACGTCCACGGAGGGGCGCTGCGTTGCAAGAATCATGTGAATGCCGACCGCGCGCGAGAGCTGCGCCAGCCGGGCGATCTGGTTCTCGATTTCCGCCTGCGCGACGAGCATCAGGTCGGCCAGCTCGTCCACCACGATCACGATGTAGGGCAGTCGCTCCGGCAGGTCGCCCGCCGTCGCGCGTTCCACCCCGCCGAATAGATCCGGCTGCCGCGCGATTGCGCGGGAGTTGAACGCCCGGATGTTGCGAACACCGGCGCGCGCGAACAGCTTGTAGCGGGCCTCCATCTCCTGGATCGCCCATCGGAGTCCATGCGCGACTTTCTTCGCATCGGTGATCACCGGCACCACAAGGTGAGGCAGGTCCCGAAACGCCGCGAATTCGACAATCTTTGGATCCACCAGCAGCAGCCGTAGCTGATCGGGTGTGCGGCACATCAACAGACCGGTGAGCAGCGAGTTCATGCAGACCGTCTTACCCGAACCCGTTGCACCGGCAATCAGCAGATGCGGCATGTCCGCAAGGTCCGCAATCAGGACCCGCCCGCCGACGTCTTTACCTAGCGCCAGCGGCAGCGCCGCGGTGGTCGCACGCCAGGCCTCGCTCTCCACCACCTCGCGCAAGAAAACCACCGACGTCTTCGGATTCGGAACTTCGATGCCAATCACGCCCTTGCCCGGCACCGGTGCGAGCACGCGCACGCTCTCCGCCTTCAGCGACAGACCAATGTTGTTGCTCAGGCTGACGATTTTCTCCACGCGCACTCCGGGCGCAGGTAGCAGCTCGTAGCGGGTGACGACCGGGCCAGTCTCCACATTGGTGATTCTTGCCTCAATGCCGAAGTCCGCCAGCGTCTCGATCAACGTCTGCTGGGAGCGCTGAAGATCATCAACGATCACCCGGTCCGCATCGGGCGGCAGCGGCTCCAATAGATCGGTGGTTGGCAGTGTCCAGGTACGGGCCAAGCCCGGCTCCGCAGAGGTCGTCACCGGCGCCGAGCCGGCCGGAGCAACGAGGGGACGGTCGGCGCCGGACATCTGAGCGCTGGCTCCCGCAGCTGCGTTGGTCGGCGGTGCCGACGCAGAGGGGGCTGTGGGGGCGACCGGCGACCCAGCCGGCCGGTCGGGCGATTTGGATGAGGGCGGAGGCACGGGATCGGACCGCACCGCGGGTGTTGTCGTAACCCGGTCCGGAATCTCGCCGTGACGTCGCAGCGCCTCTTCAATCGTCCGCCGCTTCTGCGCAATCTGCTTTTCCGCCTCCGCGAGGCGCGCCAGCCGGTCCATCCGCCGCCATCGTGTTTCCTGCCAGCCTGCCCACAGCCGCATCACCGCGTGCGCTACTGCGCGGCCCACACGATAGGGGCTGATCCGCAAAAAGAACACCAGTCCGGCGGCGAGAGATGTCGCCGCAAAGATCAGTGCACCCAGCTCGCCAAACCATGGCGTCATCACGCGCCGCCCGAGCCACAGTCCGAAAATTCCGCCCGGCGAGGGCAGGTTCAGCCGCTGTGCCCAATCCGCCGTGATGCCGGGCCGCAAGTCCAGCAGCATCGTCCAGCCACCGACCAGCAGCAGCAACCACAGCCCCCGCGGCCACACTGGGCCGATCCGCTGGAAGAAAAAGAACCCCGTCCACACCAACCAGCCGAACACGAGCGCCCACGCGGCCAACCCTAAGAAGGTATAAAGGCCGTAGGCTGTCCATGCACCGGCCAGTCCGATCAAATTCTGCACCGGCCGGTTTGGCGGCACCGCATTCGCCGGCACGTCAAAGGGGTCGTACGAGCCCAGTGCCAACAGCGCCATCAGACAGCCGAAGAGCAGCAGAAAGCCGGCACACTCCCGCCAGCCAACACCGTCCCCCGTCGTCCTTCGGACCGCCATCGCGTCTCACCGTCCGGCCCGATCGCCCTCCGGGGTGGCCGGGTAACAGCCGGCCGAACGACCACCCCCAGCAAACGGCCGGCTATTCCTCAACCAGATCCACCCAGCGCCGCACCGACTCATCCTTCTCCGGCGCGGTCGCCGGCTCAGTGGCCGGCCGTGGCTGTTCCGTTGAGCCAGCTGCGGTCGGTGCGGCGCCCGCGGTCTCCGGCGGAACCGGCGCTGTCTCGGCCACCCGCGGCCCACCGCCCCCTCCTCCACC contains:
- a CDS encoding DNA translocase FtsK, with protein sequence MAVRRTTGDGVGWRECAGFLLLFGCLMALLALGSYDPFDVPANAVPPNRPVQNLIGLAGAWTAYGLYTFLGLAAWALVFGWLVWTGFFFFQRIGPVWPRGLWLLLLVGGWTMLLDLRPGITADWAQRLNLPSPGGIFGLWLGRRVMTPWFGELGALIFAATSLAAGLVFFLRISPYRVGRAVAHAVMRLWAGWQETRWRRMDRLARLAEAEKQIAQKRRTIEEALRRHGEIPDRVTTTPAVRSDPVPPPSSKSPDRPAGSPVAPTAPSASAPPTNAAAGASAQMSGADRPLVAPAGSAPVTTSAEPGLARTWTLPTTDLLEPLPPDADRVIVDDLQRSQQTLIETLADFGIEARITNVETGPVVTRYELLPAPGVRVEKIVSLSNNIGLSLKAESVRVLAPVPGKGVIGIEVPNPKTSVVFLREVVESEAWRATTAALPLALGKDVGGRVLIADLADMPHLLIAGATGSGKTVCMNSLLTGLLMCRTPDQLRLLLVDPKIVEFAAFRDLPHLVVPVITDAKKVAHGLRWAIQEMEARYKLFARAGVRNIRAFNSRAIARQPDLFGGVERATAGDLPERLPYIVIVVDELADLMLVAQAEIENQIARLAQLSRAVGIHMILATQRPSVDVITGTIKANFPARIAFQVAQKNDSRTILDANGADKLLGRGDMLFLPPGMGRLVRAQGCLVTDRDVLAVAEHWKRQGPPAYETGVVEKIEKKNAEIPDLEEDEELIEQAIEVIRQTRRASTSSLQRRLRIGYTRAARLMDLLEERGIVGPAQGSDPREILIDLDGEIPTNPAGTSGGPSKDETSQ